From the Ascaphus truei isolate aAscTru1 chromosome 15, aAscTru1.hap1, whole genome shotgun sequence genome, one window contains:
- the LOC142466943 gene encoding P2Y purinoceptor 1-like — protein sequence MEDGFFESTFTTFGKLNLSSECRVNKNFTFRYLSTVYLIVFTIGFFSNAFGLWNLCVNWRKWSYLNVFVFNLGIADLLYVITLPFFVSYYMNKGEWMFGYGFCRLARCLFHVNLYASISFLTCISVQRYLGIVHPMKMMGRFQNLRHSLFISFLVWIWVIIQILPNLLFRNSDHNATYCHDSTINESLEAYTPYTMVITFTGFFIPFVIIVVCYTRILAVLTKNKNVDPNLKRRSMKLVFIVLILFFVCFFPYHIFRNLNLLSRGWQLQGTCTQTLKNVYLSYQVTRGLACLNSAINPLLYLVTNENFVSKCRMLRKRAWHSFVYLGRNQSLPEIKRLNTIVSKELEEVSEEL from the coding sequence ATGGAAGACGGCTTCTTTGAATCAACTTTTACAACTTTTGGCAAACTCAACTTGAGTTCAGAATGCAGGGTAAACAAGAACTTTACATTTCGTTATCTGTCTACCGTTTACCTCATCGTCTTTACGATCGGATTCTTTTCCAACGCGTTCGGCTTATGGAATTTGTGCGTGAACTGGCGCAAGTGGAGTTATTTGAACGTGTTTGTTTTTAACCTTGGCATTGCTGACCTCCTCTATGTCATCACGCTGCCTTTCTTTGTGTCGTATTACATGAACAAAGGAGAGTGGATGTTTGGTTATGGATTCTGCCGGCTTGCTCGCTGTCTATTCCATGTAAACTTGTATGCAAGCATTAGCTTCCTCACCTGCATAAGTGTCCAGCGCTACTTGGGTATAGTACACCCCATGAAAATGATGGGCAGATTCCAGAATTTACGACACTCACTTTTTATCAGTTTTCTGGTGTGGATTTGGGTCATTATTCAGATTCTACCAAACCTTCTGTTTAGAAACAGTGATCACAATGCAACCTACTGTCACGATTCTACCATTAATGAAAGTTTAGAAGCCTACACGCCTTACACAATGGTTATAACATTTACCGGGTTCTTTATCCCATTTGTTATCATTGTGGTATGTTACACCCGTATTCTTGCCGTCCTGACGAAAAATAAAAACGTCGATCCTAACTTGAAAAGAAGAAGTATGAAGCTGGTTTTCATTGTTttgattttgttttttgtgtgcttTTTTCCGTACCATATATTTCGAAACCTTAATCTGCTGTCCAGGGGTTGGCAGTTACAGGGAACATGCACGCAGACTTTGAAGAATGTATACCTCTCTTATCAAGTTACTAGAGGGTTGGCATGCCTCAACAGCGCCATTAACCCCCTGCTGTACTTGGTGACAAATGAGAACTTTGTTTCAAAGTGTAGAATGCTGAGGAAGAGAGCGTGGCACTCGTTCGTATATCTGGGAAGAAATCAATCACTTCCAGAAATTAAAAGACTGAATACCATTGTGAGCAAAGAGCTTGAAGAGGTATCTGAAGAACTTTAA